In Centroberyx gerrardi isolate f3 chromosome 11, fCenGer3.hap1.cur.20231027, whole genome shotgun sequence, the following are encoded in one genomic region:
- the gja2 gene encoding gap junction protein, alpha 2 has translation MGDWNLLGKLLESAQEHSTVVGKVWLTVLFIFRILVLGTAAEKVWGDEQSGFTCDTKQPGCQNVCYDKTFPISHIRFWVMQIIFVSTPTLIYLGHILHLVRMEEKEQQKEKDIAIQNEKQQMLLGSKAKKAPVKDGQGRVRLHGVLLRTYVFNVIFKTLFEVAFIIAQYFLYGFELKPMYTCNRPPCPNVVNCYISRPTEKTIFIIFMLVVACISLLLNLVEMYHLGFTKCHQGLRYRRSQAASEPPKTPSEAVMPFVPSYNYFPGHTATPEPFQSMAEPNSAYSPYNSKVVYKQNRDNMAVERKGKPEGDDMKEKKSSSPVFELPMENQRRNSQSSKHSNNKSRLDDLKI, from the coding sequence ATGGGGGACTGGAACTTGTTGGGGAAGCTGCTGGAGAGCGCCCAGGAGCACTCCACCGTCGTGGGCAAAGTCTGGCTGACCGTGCTGTTCATCTTTCGCATCCTGGTGCTGGGCACCGCGGCCGAGAAGGTGTGGGGCGACGAGCAGTCCGGCTTCACGTGTGACACCAAGCAGCCCGGTTGTCAGAACGTCTGCTACGACAAGACCTTCCCCATCTCTCACATCCGCTTCTGGGTGATGCAGATCATCTTCGTCTCCACTCCCACGCTCATTTATCTGGGCCACATCCTTCACCTGGTGCGTATGGAGGAAAAGGAGCagcagaaggagaaggacaTTGCCATTCAGAATGAAAAGCAGCAGATGTTGCTGGGCAGCAAGGCCAAAAAGGCCCCGGTTAAAGATGGCCAGGGCCGCGTGCGGCTGCATGGGGTGCTGCTGCGGACCTACGTCTTCAATGTCATCTTCAAGACCCTGTTTGAAGTGGCCTTCATCATAGCTCAGTACTTCCTGTACGGGTTCGAGCTCAAGCCCATGTACACCTGCAACCGCCCGCCTTGCCCCAACGTGGTGAACTGCTACATCTCCCGACCCACAGAGAAgaccatcttcatcatcttcatgcTGGTGGTGGCCTGCATCTCCCTGCTGCTCAACCTGGTGGAAATGTACCATCTGGGTTTCACGAAATGTCACCAGGGCCTCCGCTACAGACGGTCGCAAGCCGCAAGCGAGCCTCCCAAGACCCCGAGCGAGGCCGTCATGCCCTTTGTCCCGAGCTACAACTACTTCCCCGGTCACACCGCCACCCCCGAGCCTTTCCAAAGCATGGCAGAGCCCAATTCTGCCTACAGCCCCTACAACAGCAAAGTGGTCTACAAGCAGAACAGAGACAACATGGCtgtggagaggaaagggaaaccAGAAGGAGATGAtatgaaggagaagaaaagctCCAGCCCCGTCTTTGAGTTGCCCATGGAAAACCAACGCAGAAACAGTCAGTCAAGCAAGCACAGCAACAACAAGAGCAGGCTAGACGATCTGAAGATCTAG
- the gjb1a gene encoding connexin 27.5, with product MPLTPPAEPDPEPKMNWASFYAVISGVNRHSTGIGRIWLSVLFIFRILVLVVAAESVWGDEKSGFTCNTQQPGCNSVCYDHFFPISHIRLWALQLILVSTPALLVAMHVAHRRHIDKKLYKLSGRANVKDLEQIKTQKMKITGALWWTYVISLFFRIVFEVTFMYVFYMIYPGYKMIRLVKCDSYPCPNTVDCFVSRPTEKTVFTVFMLAVSGVCILLNIAEVVFLVGKACSRHLHNAGDSTMGAWIAQKLCSY from the exons ATGCCTCTTACACCTCCTGCTGAGCCTG ACCCGGAACCGAAGATGAACTGGGCATCGTTTTATGCTGTCATCAGCGGTGTAAACAGACACTCCACAGGCATCGGCCGCATCTGGCTCTCTGTCCTATTCATTTTCCGCATCCTGGTGCTAGTGGTGGCAGCGGAGAGCGTGTGGGGCGATGAGAAGTCCGGCTTCACCTGCAACACCCAGCAGCCGGGCTGCAACAGCGTCTGCTACGACCACTTCTTCCCCATCTCCCACATCCGCCTGTGGGCCCTACAGCTCATCCTGGTCTCCACTCCGGCCCTGCTGGTGGCGATGCACGTGGCCCACCGCCGCCACATCGACAAGAAGCTCTACAAGCTGAGCGGCCGGGCCAACGTCAAGGACCTGGAGCAGATCAAGACCCAGAAGATGAAGATCACAGGGGCTCTCTGGTGGACGTACGTCATCAGCCTGTTCTTCCGCATCGTCTTCGAAGTCACCTTCATGTACGTGTTTTACATGATCTACCCGGGCTACAAGATGATCCGCCTGGTGAAGTGTGACTCGTACCCCTGCCCCAACACGGTGGACTGCTTTGTGTCGAGGCCCACAGAGAAGACGGTCTTCACCGTGTTCATGCTGGCCGTGTCGGGGGTTTGCATCCTGCTCAACATTGCAGAAGTGGTCTTCCTGGTGGGGAAGGCCTGCAGCAGGCATTTGCACAATGCTGGAGACTCGACCATGGGGGCTTGGATCGCACAAAAGCTCTGCTCCTACTAA
- the tbc1d8b gene encoding TBC1 domain family member 8B, with product MWLKPEEILLKNAFKLWVTEKDNEYFVLQRRRGYGEGGGGLTGLLVGTLDTVLDSTSKVAPFRILHHTPDSQVYWSIACGATKEEIVQHWEWLQQNIMRTLSVFDSSEDITSFVQGKIRGLIAEEGKVSLVLEDDPEKFREALLRFEKWFELPQKEKLVTYYSCSYWKGRVPCQGWLYLSTNFLCFYSYLLGAEVKLVISWDEIWRLEKTSNVILAESIHVLANGEDHYFSMLLHLNETFVIMEQLADYSIKRLFDKESFQREPALSDPLQITKRGLETHARSEQFRAFFRLPKEENLLEVHESFLWVPFSHFNTLGKICVSENYLCFASQDGSQCHVIIPMREVVNVEKPDSSNRALTVCVRGKRALRFSEVRDYERLANTIRSRCGITASPQHSVSTEAIRGECQSLINHFEDNPEDVTLMVGQKDSSKAVSTEALMTVFHPQDVENLDPKMLKEKMKEQSWNIHFSEYGRGTSMFFTKKTRDLIVRGVPEALRGELWMLFSGAVNDMATHPGYYTELVEQSLGTSTLATDEIERDLHRSLPEHPAFQSDTGISALRRVLTAYAYRNPKIGYCQAMNILTSVLLLYAKEEEAFWLLVAVCERMLPDYFNRRIIGALVDQAVFEELIREQLPQLVEHMTDLSFFSSVSLSWFLTLFISVLPIESAVNVVDCFFYDGIKAILQLGLAVLDYNMEALISCHDDAEAVTILNKFFDSVTNKDSPLPPTVQQASVGNNDKASHFKVDISELIREAYEKYGSIRSEEVESSRKRNKLYVIQTLEDTTKQNVIRVVSQEVKFSASQLDELYFLFKRQHFLSCYWTMKSPILLHHDPSLAYLEQYQLGFQQFGVLFSLLDPWALCDGKSTLSLWVFRLIDENQDGLVNFKEFCYALDTLYCGSFTNKLKFLFKLHLPPAFDLPEDGVIRKSPERGRGKVDLQAYLKQWQDEILKKEETIKDLPRINQTQFIQFSKTLYNIFHGDPDEESLYRAVAHVTSLLLRMEEVGRRLQEPSSPRESAKPSTHTTAEGLPAEEASTTPESSDTSSTHSAQDAGPSPSEVEWSFSFEQVLASLLNEPAIVSFLERHVDLQTRLDQAKIAQLKVKANK from the exons ATGTGGCTCAAACCCGAGGAGATATTGCTCAAAAACGCGTTTAAATTATGGGTCACCGAGAAGGATAATGAGTATTTCGTACTGCAAAGGAGACGAGGGTACGGAGAAGGTGGGGGCGGCTTGACAG GTCTTCTGGTGGGAACGCTGGATACTGTGTTGGACTCCACATCCAAAGTTGCTCCCTTTCGCATCCTACACCACACGCCAGACTCCCAAGTGTATTGGTCAATAGCATGCG GTGCGACCAAAGAGGAGATCGTTCAGCACTGGGAATGGCTGCAGCAGAACATCATGAGAACGCTCTCTGTGTTCGACTCCAGCGAGGACATCACCAGCTTTGTACAGGGCAAGATTAGA GGTCTTATTGCCGAGGAAGGGAAGGTATCACTGGTACTGGAGGACGATCCTGAGAAGTTTCGCGAAGCACTTTTGAGGTTTGAGAAGTGGTTTGAACTCCCACAGAAGGAAAAGCTGGTCACGTATTACTCATGCAGCTACTGGAAAGGCAGAGTGCCGTGCCAGGGCTGGCTCTACCTCAGCACAAACTTCCTCTGCTTCTATTCTTACCTGCTGGGAGCTGAGG TGAAACTGGTCATCTCCTGGGATGAGATCTGGAGGCTGGAGAAAACCTCTAATGTTATTCTCGCTGAGAGCATCCATGTCTTGGCTAATGGGGAGGATCACTACTTCTCCATGTTGCTGCACCTTAATGAAACTTTCGTTATCATGGAGCAGTTGGCTGACTACTCCATCAAGCGGCTGTTTGACAAAGAGTCCTTCCAAAGAGAGCCAGCCCTCTCTGACCCTCTGCAAATTACCAAGAG AGGCCTAGAAACTCACGCAAGGAGTGAGCAGTTCCGGGCGTTTTTCAGGCTTCCCAAAGAGGAGAACCTGTTAGAGGTGCACGAGAGCTTCCTGTGGGTGCCCTTCAGCCACTTTAACACCCTTGGCAAGATCTGCGTCTCTGAGAACTACCTGTGTTTCGCCAGTCAGGATGGAAGCCAGTGCCATGTCATCATTCCAATGCGAGAG GTCGTTAATGTTGAGAAGCCAGATTCCAGCAACAGGGctttaacagtgtgtgtgcgtggcaaGAGGGCGCTACGTTTCTCCGAGGTTCGGGACTACGAGCGGCTTGCCAACACAATCCGCAGCAGGTGTGGGATTACTGCCAGCCCCCAGCACTCTGTTTCAACAGAG GCCATACGAGGAGAATGCCAGTCACTCATCAACCACTTTGAGGACAATCCAGAGGATGTAACTCTGATGGTGGGGCAGAAAGACAGTAGCAAGGCCGTAAGCACCGAGGCTCTCATGACTGTTTTCCACCCCCAGGATGTTGAAAACCTTGACCCCAAAATG cTTAAGGAAAAGATGAAGGAGCAGTCCTGGAATATCCACTTCTCGGAGTATGGACGTGGCACAAGCATGTTCTTTACCAAGAAGACACGCGACTTGATTGTCCGTGGTGTTCCCGAGGCCTTGAGAGGAGAGCTGTGGATGCTTTTCTCAG GAGCAGTAAACGACATGGCCACTCACCCAGGCTACTACACTGAGCTGGTGGAGCAGTCTCTGGGCACAAGCACTCTGGCTACagatgagatagagagagacctACACCGCTCTCTCCCGGAGCACCCTGCCTTTCAGAGTGACACGGGAATCTCCGCTCTGCGCAGAGTTCTTACTGCCTACGCCTACAGGAACCCCAAAATCGGCTACTGCCAG GCCATGAACATTCTCACATCAGTTCTGCTGCTCTACGCTAAAGAAGAGGAGGCTTTCTGGCTGCTGGTGGCCGTCTGCGAGAGGATGCTGCCGGATTACTTCAACCGCCGAATCATAG GTGCTCTGGTGGACCAAGCGGTGTTTGAGGAGCTGATTCGAGAGCAGCTCCCCCAGCTGGTGGAGCACATGACAGACCTGAGTTTCTTCTCCTCCGTGTCCTTGTCCTGGTTTCTCACGCTCTTCATCAGCGTCCTGCCCATCGAGAGCGCGGTGAACGTGGTGGACTGTTTCTTCTACGACGGCATAAAAGCCATTTTGCAGCTTGGCCTGGCTGTGCTCGATTACAACATGGAGGCTCTGATCAGCTGTCATGATGATGCAGAAGCTGTCACCATCCTCAACAA GTTTTTTGATAGTGTGACAAACAAAGACAGCCCACTGCCTCCCACAGTGCAGCAAGCTTCAGTGGGCAATAATGATAAAGCATCCCACTTCAAAGTGGACATCAGTGAACTTATCCGAGAGGCCTACGAG AAATATGGAAGTATCCGTTCAGAGGAAGTCGAGAGTTCACGGAAAAGAAACAAACTATATGTAATCCAGACATTGGAGGATACAACCAAGCAAAATGTT ATTCGGGTGGTGTCACAAGAAGTCAAATTCAGTGCCTCACAGCTTGATGAGCTTTATTTTTTGTTCAAA aggcAGCATTTCCTCAGCTGCTACTGGACAATGAAGAGCCCAATCCTGCTCCATCACGACCCCAGTCTGGCCTATTTGGAGCAGTACCAGCTGGGTTTCCAGCAGTTTGGAgtgctcttctccctcctggacCCCTGGGCCCTCTGCGACGGGAAGAGCACCCTCTCCCTCTGGGTCTTCCGCCTGATAGATGAGAACCAGGACGGCCTTGTCAACTTTAAAGAGTTCTGCTATGCCCTTG ATACTTTGTACTGTGGATCTTTCACAAATAAGCTGAAATTCCTCTTCAAGCTGCATCTGCCACCAG CGTTTGATCTTCCAGAAGATGGCGTGATAAGGAAAAGTCCTGAAAGAG GTAGAGGAAAGGTGGACCTGCAGGCCTACCTGAAACAATGGCAAGATGAGATACTTAAGAAAGAGGAAACCATCAAGGACTTACCCAGAATTAACCAG ACTCAGTTCATCCAGTTCTCCAAGACCCTGTACAACATTTTTCACGGCGACCCAGACGAGGAGTCTCTGTATCGTGCCGTGGCCCATGTGACCAGCCTCCTTCtgaggatggaggaggtgggACGCAGGCTGCAGGAGCCAAGCAGCCCCCGGGAGTCCGCAAAGCCCAGCACCCACACTACTGCGGAGGGGCTTCCGGCTGAGGAGGCGTCCACCACCCCGGAGAGCTCCGACACCTCCAGCACCCACAGTGCTCAGGATGCAGGGCCCAGCCCGTCTGAGGTGGAGTGGTCTTTTTCTTTCGAGCAGGTCCTGGCGTCTCTGCTCAACGAGCCGGCCATAGTCAGCTTCTTGGAAAGGCATGTAGACCTTCAGACTAGACTGGACCAGGCCAAGATCGCCCAGCTGAAGGTAAAGGCAAACAAGTGA